Proteins from a single region of Corylus avellana chromosome ca11, CavTom2PMs-1.0:
- the LOC132165275 gene encoding myb-related protein 308-like has protein sequence MGRSPCCEKEHTNKGAWTKEEDERLINYIKLHGEGCWRSLPKAAGLLRCGKSCRLRWINYLRPDLKRGNFTEEEDELIINLHNLLGNKWSLIAARLPGRTDNEIKNYWNTHIKRKLYSRGVDPQTHRPLNAGATSTKTATAINTSSSNKTSSENNSTNSNSKKSCNFFEVQNYMTPLMQVVGNESAEESNSSSGVTTEEVFPAELNLELSIGLQPYQLQIPSINIQPQQQQQQQQQQQQKQQVSWYENVSQGVCLYCHLGFQNTQACSCKEAMGTTLTADNIYRHYRAPLNS, from the exons ATGGGAAGATCTCCTTGCTGTGAGAAAGAGCACACCAACAAAGGAGCTTGGACTAAGGAGGAAGACGAGCGCCTCATCAACTACATCAAACTTCATGGGGAAGGCTGCTGGCGTTCTCTTCCAAAAGCCGCtg gtttgCTTAGATGTGGCAAGAGTTGTAGACTGAGGTGGATAAACTACCTTAGGCCTGATCTCAAGAgaggaaacttcactgaagagGAAGACGAGCTCATCATCAACCTTCACAACTTACTTGGAAACAA ATGGTCTCTTATTGCCGCCCGCTTGCCAGGAAGAACTGATAATGAGATAAAGAACTACTGGAACACTCACATCAAAAGGAAGCTCTACAGCCGTGGAGTTGATCCTCAAACTCACCGCCCACTCAACGCCGGCGCCACCTCAACCAAAACCGCCACCGCCATCAACACCAGCAGCAGTAACAAAACCAGTAGCGAAAACAACTCCACCAACAGCAATAGTAAGAAGAGTTGTAATTTCTTCGAAGTGCAAAATTACATGACACCATTGATGCAAGTGGTGGGAAATGAGTCTGCTGAAGAGTCAAATAGTAGCAGTGGAGTAACCACAGAGGAAGTATTCCCTGCGGAGCTCAACCTTGAACTCTCCATAGGGCTGCAACCCTATCAGCTTCAGATCCCTTCCATCAACATACAAcctcagcagcagcagcagcagcaacaacaacaacaacaaaagcagCAGGTTTCGTGGTACGAGAATGTCAGCCAAGGTGTATGTTTGTATTGCCATTTAGGGTTTCAGAACACCCAAGCATGTAGCTGCAAAGAAGCCATGGGAACAACCTTAACAGCTGACAACATCTACAGACATTATAGGGCGCCCTTGAACTCTTGa